One genomic segment of Fusobacterium nucleatum includes these proteins:
- a CDS encoding V-type ATP synthase subunit A codes for MKEGRIIKVSGPLVVAEGMEEANVYDVVEVSENKLIGEIIEMRGDKASIQVYEETTGIGPGDVVVTTGSPLSIELGPGMLEQMFDGIQRPLLKIQEEVGDFLLKGVSVPALDREKKWQFTPTIQVGEEVEPGKVIGTVQETEIVLHKIMVPNGVYGKIKDIKEGEFTVEEPICLVETENGVRELNMIQKWPVRKGRPYLRKLNPVKPLITGQRIIDTFFAVTKGGTAAIPGPFGSGKTVIQHQLAKWADAEVVVYVGCGERGNEMTDVLMEFPEIIDPKTGQSLMKRTVLIANTSNMPVAAREASIYTGITIAEYFRDMGYSVALMADSTSRWAEALREMSGRLEEMPGDEGYPAYLASRIAEFYERAGLVECLGNEEEGALTVIGAVSPPGGDISEPVSQSTLRIAKVFWGLDYALSYRRHFPAINWLNSYSLYQAKMDKYKEEEIDTNFPKFRIEAMALLQEEAKLQEIVRLVGRDSLSEFDQLKLEITKSLREDFLQQNAFHEVDTYCSLPKQFKMLKLILSFYDEAQRGLKEGVYLDEILALPAREKITRAKNISEKELDSFDKIEEEIKEAVSKLIAEGGKPNA; via the coding sequence TTGAAAGAAGGTAGAATTATTAAAGTTTCAGGTCCCTTAGTTGTGGCTGAGGGTATGGAAGAAGCTAATGTATATGATGTTGTAGAAGTTTCAGAGAATAAGCTCATTGGTGAAATCATAGAAATGAGAGGAGACAAAGCCTCTATACAAGTATATGAAGAAACAACAGGGATAGGACCAGGAGATGTTGTTGTTACAACTGGAAGTCCACTTTCCATTGAGCTTGGACCTGGGATGTTAGAACAAATGTTTGATGGTATACAAAGACCTCTTTTAAAAATTCAAGAAGAAGTTGGAGATTTTTTATTAAAAGGTGTTAGTGTGCCAGCACTTGATAGAGAAAAGAAATGGCAATTTACTCCAACTATACAAGTTGGAGAAGAAGTAGAACCTGGAAAGGTTATAGGAACTGTACAAGAAACAGAAATTGTATTACATAAAATAATGGTTCCTAATGGAGTTTATGGAAAAATAAAAGATATTAAAGAAGGAGAGTTTACAGTAGAAGAACCTATTTGTTTGGTAGAAACAGAAAATGGTGTAAGAGAATTAAATATGATACAAAAATGGCCTGTTAGAAAAGGTAGACCATATTTAAGAAAACTTAATCCTGTAAAACCTTTGATAACAGGGCAAAGAATTATAGATACTTTCTTTGCTGTTACTAAGGGAGGAACTGCTGCAATTCCCGGACCATTTGGTTCTGGTAAAACTGTAATACAACACCAACTTGCTAAATGGGCAGATGCAGAAGTAGTTGTTTATGTTGGTTGTGGAGAACGTGGAAATGAAATGACAGATGTACTTATGGAATTTCCAGAAATTATTGACCCTAAGACAGGACAATCTTTAATGAAGAGAACAGTTCTTATAGCTAATACATCAAATATGCCAGTTGCTGCTCGTGAAGCTTCAATTTATACTGGGATAACTATTGCAGAATATTTTAGAGATATGGGATATTCAGTAGCACTTATGGCAGATTCAACAAGTCGTTGGGCAGAAGCACTTCGTGAAATGTCAGGACGTTTGGAAGAAATGCCAGGTGATGAAGGATATCCAGCATATTTAGCAAGTAGAATAGCAGAATTTTATGAAAGAGCAGGGCTTGTTGAATGTTTAGGTAATGAAGAAGAAGGAGCATTAACTGTAATTGGAGCAGTATCTCCACCAGGAGGAGACATTTCAGAGCCAGTTTCTCAATCAACATTGAGAATTGCAAAAGTATTCTGGGGACTTGATTATGCTTTATCGTATAGAAGACACTTTCCAGCTATAAACTGGTTAAATTCTTATTCACTTTATCAAGCAAAGATGGATAAATATAAGGAAGAAGAAATTGATACAAATTTTCCAAAGTTTAGAATAGAAGCTATGGCACTTTTACAAGAAGAAGCTAAATTACAAGAAATTGTAAGACTTGTTGGTAGAGATTCACTTTCTGAATTTGATCAATTAAAATTGGAAATTACAAAATCTCTTCGTGAAGACTTTTTACAACAAAATGCCTTCCATGAAGTAGATACTTATTGTTCTTTACCAAAACAATTTAAAATGTTGAAATTAATTTTATCATTTTATGATGAAGCTCAAAGAGGTTTAAAAGAAGGAGTTTATTTAGATGAAATCTTAGCTCTTCCAGCTCGTGAAAAAATCACAAGAGCAAAAAATATAAGTGAAAAAGAGCTAGATAGTTTTGATAAAATAGAAGAAGAAATAAAAGAAGCAGTATCAAAATTAATAGCAGAAGGAGGTAAACCTAATGCTTAA
- a CDS encoding V-type ATP synthase subunit B: protein MLKEYKSVQEVVGPLMIVEGVEGIKYEELVEIQTQTGEKRRGRVLEIDGDRAMIQLFEGSAGINLKDTTVRFLGKPLELGVSEDMIGRIFDGLGNPIDKGPKIIPEKRVDINGSPINPVSRDYPSEFIQTGISTIDGLNTLVRGQKLPIFSGSGLPHNNVAAQIARQAKVLGDDAKFAVVFAAMGITFEEAQFFIDDFTKTGAIDRAVLFINLANDPAIERISTPRMALTCAEYLAFEKGMHVLVILTDLTNYAEALREVSAARKEVPGRRGYPGYLYTDLSQIYERAGKIKGKPGSITQIPILTMPEDDITHPIPDLTGYITEGQIILSRELYKSGIQPPIFVIPSLSRLKDKGIGKGKTREDHADTMNQIYAGYASGREARELAVILGDSALSDADKAFAKFAEDFDKEYVNQGYETSRSIQETLDLGWKLLKVIPRAELKRIRTEYLDKYLADKD, encoded by the coding sequence ATGCTTAAAGAATACAAATCAGTACAAGAAGTAGTAGGACCTTTGATGATAGTTGAAGGGGTAGAAGGAATTAAATATGAAGAACTTGTAGAGATTCAAACTCAAACTGGAGAAAAAAGGCGTGGACGTGTTCTTGAAATAGATGGAGATAGAGCAATGATACAACTTTTTGAAGGCTCTGCTGGAATAAATCTTAAAGATACAACAGTTAGATTTTTAGGAAAACCACTTGAATTAGGGGTTTCAGAAGATATGATAGGTCGTATTTTTGATGGATTAGGAAATCCTATTGATAAGGGACCAAAAATTATTCCTGAAAAAAGAGTAGATATAAATGGTTCTCCTATAAATCCTGTTTCAAGAGACTATCCATCAGAATTTATACAAACAGGAATTTCAACTATTGATGGTCTTAATACCCTAGTTAGAGGACAAAAATTACCAATTTTCTCTGGTTCAGGACTTCCTCATAATAATGTTGCTGCACAGATAGCAAGACAAGCCAAGGTGCTTGGAGATGATGCAAAGTTTGCTGTTGTATTTGCTGCAATGGGAATTACTTTTGAAGAAGCACAATTTTTTATAGATGATTTTACTAAGACAGGAGCTATTGATAGAGCAGTTCTATTTATAAATCTTGCCAATGACCCTGCTATTGAAAGAATTTCAACTCCAAGAATGGCACTTACTTGTGCGGAATACCTTGCTTTTGAAAAAGGAATGCATGTTTTAGTTATTTTAACAGATTTGACTAACTATGCAGAAGCACTTCGTGAAGTTTCAGCAGCTAGAAAAGAAGTTCCAGGAAGAAGAGGATATCCAGGATATCTATATACTGACCTTTCACAAATTTATGAAAGAGCAGGTAAAATAAAAGGAAAACCTGGTTCTATTACTCAAATTCCAATTTTAACTATGCCAGAAGATGATATAACTCACCCAATTCCTGACCTTACAGGATATATCACAGAAGGACAAATAATTCTTTCAAGAGAATTATATAAAAGTGGTATTCAACCACCTATCTTTGTAATTCCATCTCTATCGAGATTGAAAGATAAAGGAATAGGTAAAGGAAAAACGAGAGAAGACCATGCTGATACAATGAACCAAATTTATGCAGGTTATGCTTCAGGTAGAGAAGCAAGAGAACTTGCAGTAATTCTTGGAGATTCGGCATTATCTGATGCAGATAAAGCCTTTGCAAAGTTTGCAGAAGATTTTGATAAAGAATATGTAAATCAAGGTTATGAAACAAGTAGAAGTATACAAGAAACTTTAGATTTAGGTTGGAAACTTTTAAAAGTTATTCCTCGTGCAGAGTTAAAGAGAATAAGAACTGAGTACTTGGATAAATATTTAGCAGATAAAGACTAG
- a CDS encoding V-type ATP synthase subunit D, whose translation MAKLKVNPTRMALSELKKRLVTAKRGHKLLKDKQDELMRQFINLIKENKKLRVEVEKELSDSFKSFLLASATMSPLFLESAISFPKAKIAVEMNLKNIMSVNVPEMKFVKKEMEGSIFPYGFVQTSAELDDTVIKLQKVLDNLLSLAEIEKSCQLMADEIEKTRRRVNALEYSTIPNLEETVKDIRMKLDENERATITRLMKVKQMLQKDA comes from the coding sequence ATGGCTAAATTAAAAGTAAATCCTACTAGAATGGCCCTTTCTGAATTGAAAAAAAGGCTTGTAACAGCTAAAAGAGGACATAAACTTTTAAAAGATAAGCAAGATGAATTGATGAGACAATTTATAAATCTTATTAAAGAAAATAAAAAACTTCGTGTAGAAGTTGAAAAAGAGCTTTCAGATTCTTTTAAGTCTTTTCTTCTTGCTAGTGCTACAATGAGTCCATTATTTTTGGAAAGTGCTATATCATTTCCTAAAGCAAAAATAGCAGTGGAAATGAATTTAAAAAATATAATGAGTGTCAATGTTCCTGAAATGAAGTTTGTTAAAAAGGAAATGGAAGGAAGTATTTTTCCTTATGGTTTTGTACAAACTTCAGCAGAATTAGATGATACTGTTATAAAATTACAAAAAGTCTTGGATAATCTTTTATCTCTTGCAGAGATTGAAAAATCTTGTCAGCTTATGGCAGATGAAATTGAAAAGACAAGAAGAAGAGTTAATGCTCTTGAATACAGTACAATTCCTAATCTTGAAGAAACAGTAAAAGATATTAGAATGAAACTAGATGAAAATGAAAGAGCAACTATAACAAGACTTATGAAAGTAAAACAAATGTTACAAAAGGATGCTTAA
- a CDS encoding diaminopimelate epimerase, translating into MDRKVQVLDFVKINPAGNITILIDNFDIYNKNIPKISEEIMKETNLYAEQVGFIKDNHLQMMGGEFCGNASRSFASLLAFRDKDFSEQKNYSITCSGESSILDVDVRENGAKNKFLAKIKMPKFISLEEIKIDGYKLGLVRFSGINHFIFNIKENKETSFENIIDLVKKYLSNEDYSAFGIMFFDRDNLSMKPYVYVKEVGSGVYENSCASGTTALGYYLKKYKNLDRAKVVQPNGWLEYIIENDEMYIDGPVEIIAEGKVYI; encoded by the coding sequence ATGGATAGAAAAGTGCAAGTTTTAGATTTTGTTAAAATTAATCCTGCTGGAAATATTACAATACTTATAGATAATTTTGATATTTATAATAAAAATATCCCTAAAATATCAGAAGAAATTATGAAAGAAACTAATCTCTATGCAGAACAAGTGGGCTTTATTAAAGATAATCATCTTCAAATGATGGGGGGAGAATTTTGTGGAAATGCAAGTAGATCCTTTGCAAGTCTTTTAGCTTTTAGAGATAAAGATTTTTCTGAACAAAAAAATTATAGTATAACTTGCTCAGGGGAAAGTTCAATTTTAGATGTAGATGTAAGAGAAAATGGAGCTAAAAATAAGTTTTTAGCTAAAATTAAAATGCCTAAATTTATAAGTCTTGAAGAAATTAAAATAGATGGATATAAGTTAGGACTTGTTAGATTTTCTGGGATAAATCATTTTATTTTTAATATTAAGGAAAATAAAGAGACTAGTTTTGAAAATATAATAGATTTGGTAAAAAAATATTTATCCAATGAAGATTATTCAGCTTTTGGAATAATGTTCTTTGATAGAGATAACTTATCAATGAAACCTTATGTCTATGTAAAAGAAGTTGGAAGTGGAGTATATGAAAATAGTTGTGCTTCTGGAACAACTGCATTAGGGTACTATTTGAAAAAGTATAAAAATTTAGACAGAGCTAAGGTTGTTCAGCCTAATGGTTGGTTAGAATATATTATTGAAAATGATGAAATGTATATAGATGGACCTGTTGAAATTATTGCTGAGGGAAAGGTATACATATAA
- a CDS encoding anthranilate synthase component II, which translates to MFLMIDNYDSFVYNLVSYFLEENIEMKIIRNDLVDLKYIENLIEKGKLEGIIISPGPKSPKDCGLCNEIVKQFYKKVAIFGVCLGHQIIGHVFGAEVKKGKSPVHGKVHKIRNSGENIFKNLSKEFNVTRYHSLIVEKENLLNDFNIEAETEDGVLMALSHKIYPLYSVQFHPEAVLTEYGHEMIRNFLDLAKEWRDKNANRS; encoded by the coding sequence ATGTTTCTTATGATAGATAACTATGACTCATTTGTATATAATCTTGTGAGTTATTTTTTAGAAGAAAATATAGAAATGAAAATTATTCGTAATGATTTGGTAGATTTGAAGTATATTGAAAATTTAATAGAAAAAGGTAAATTAGAAGGAATAATAATTTCTCCAGGACCAAAAAGTCCAAAAGATTGTGGGCTTTGTAATGAAATAGTCAAACAATTCTATAAAAAAGTAGCAATATTTGGAGTGTGTTTAGGACATCAAATAATAGGGCATGTTTTTGGTGCAGAAGTAAAAAAAGGAAAAAGTCCAGTTCATGGAAAAGTCCATAAGATAAGAAATAGTGGAGAAAACATTTTTAAAAATCTTTCAAAAGAATTTAATGTAACAAGGTATCATTCTTTGATTGTAGAAAAAGAAAATCTACTTAATGATTTTAATATAGAAGCTGAAACAGAAGACGGTGTACTTATGGCACTTTCACATAAGATTTATCCTTTATATAGTGTACAATTTCATCCAGAGGCAGTTTTAACTGAATATGGGCATGAGATGATTAGAAATTTTTTAGATTTAGCTAAGGAATGGAGAGATAAAAATGCAAATAGAAGTTAA
- the pabB gene encoding aminodeoxychorismate synthase component I, whose amino-acid sequence MQIEVKKLEKYMDIYDIFRVLMSQDNFKDNKISFLDSSLKNKYGKYSIIGINPYLELKEKDNKFYINDKLSDENFEEYLDRFLKENKQENKYDLPLISGGIAYFSYDYGRKFENIKTRHKKDVDIPEAVIRFYKTYIIEDIEKQEIYISYQDKKDFDNLINILENTKIEEEKLVKNTKLANFKSNFEKDEYLKAIKKTIDYIIEGDIYIMNLTQRLMIESKKSPLQVFSYLRKFNPAPFGAYLDFDNFEVVSASPERFIKMKDRLIETRPIKGTRKRGATAEEDLALKNELANSEKDKSELLMIVDLERNDLNRICELKSVVVDELFEVETYSTVFHLVSTIRGKLKEEYSFVDLIKATFPGGSITGAPKIRAMEIIDELENSRRDLYTGSIGYVSFNGDCDLNIVIRTAIHKDGKYYLGVGGGITCESELEFEYEETLQKAKAILEAIC is encoded by the coding sequence ATGCAAATAGAAGTTAAAAAACTTGAAAAATATATGGATATTTATGATATTTTTAGAGTATTGATGAGTCAAGATAATTTTAAAGATAATAAGATTTCATTTTTAGACTCTTCATTAAAAAATAAATATGGAAAATATTCAATAATAGGTATAAATCCTTACTTAGAATTAAAAGAAAAAGATAATAAATTCTATATAAATGACAAATTAAGTGATGAAAATTTTGAAGAATATTTAGATAGATTTTTAAAGGAAAATAAACAAGAAAATAAATATGATTTACCTTTAATTTCAGGAGGAATAGCATATTTTTCTTATGACTATGGAAGAAAATTTGAAAATATAAAGACAAGACATAAGAAAGATGTGGATATTCCAGAAGCAGTTATCAGATTTTACAAAACTTATATAATTGAAGATATTGAAAAGCAAGAAATATACATAAGTTACCAAGATAAAAAAGATTTTGATAATTTAATAAATATTTTAGAAAATACTAAAATAGAAGAAGAAAAATTAGTAAAAAATACTAAACTTGCAAATTTTAAATCTAATTTTGAAAAAGATGAGTATTTAAAAGCTATCAAAAAGACTATTGACTATATCATTGAGGGAGATATTTACATAATGAACTTAACTCAAAGACTTATGATAGAAAGTAAAAAATCTCCTTTACAAGTATTTTCATATTTAAGGAAATTTAATCCAGCACCTTTTGGAGCATATTTAGATTTTGATAATTTTGAGGTTGTAAGTGCCTCACCTGAAAGATTTATCAAAATGAAAGATAGACTTATAGAAACAAGACCTATTAAGGGGACAAGAAAAAGAGGAGCAACAGCAGAAGAAGATTTAGCTTTAAAGAATGAGTTAGCAAACTCTGAAAAAGATAAAAGTGAGCTTTTAATGATAGTTGATTTAGAAAGAAATGATTTAAATCGTATTTGTGAGTTAAAATCAGTAGTTGTGGATGAGCTTTTTGAGGTTGAAACTTATTCAACAGTTTTTCATTTAGTTTCAACAATAAGAGGGAAATTGAAAGAAGAATATAGTTTTGTAGATTTGATAAAAGCCACTTTTCCAGGAGGTTCAATTACAGGAGCACCTAAGATAAGAGCAATGGAAATAATAGATGAATTAGAAAATTCAAGGAGAGATTTATACACAGGTTCAATAGGTTATGTTTCATTTAATGGAGATTGTGATTTGAATATTGTTATAAGAACTGCTATTCATAAAGATGGTAAATATTATCTTGGTGTAGGTGGAGGAATTACTTGTGAGTCTGAGTTAGAGTTTGAATATGAAGAAACTTTACAAAAGGCAAAAGCTATTTTGGAGGCTATATGTTAA
- a CDS encoding aminotransferase class IV: MLIELDDGYSFGLGLFETILLYKGKPVFLDGHLARINKSIVDLELNIDKLERDEVFQYLNNNKNTLEYEVLKIVLSEKNRLFLKREYTYTEKDYQRAFSLNISEVRRNESSIFTFHKTLNYGDNILEKRKSKKLGYDEPIFLNSKNQITEGATSNIFAAVEDKIYTPKLSCGLLNGIVRQYIISNYDVIESEIDLEFLNNADEIFLTNSLFGIMPVNNLEKKVFKSQKISKEIFSHYKKYIENI, from the coding sequence ATGTTAATAGAATTAGATGATGGATATAGCTTTGGTTTGGGACTATTTGAAACTATTTTACTTTATAAGGGAAAGCCAGTCTTTTTGGATGGGCATTTAGCAAGAATTAATAAGTCTATTGTAGATTTAGAGTTAAATATAGATAAGTTAGAAAGAGATGAAGTGTTTCAATACCTAAATAATAATAAAAATACTCTTGAATATGAAGTTTTAAAAATAGTCTTATCAGAAAAAAATAGATTATTCTTAAAAAGAGAATATACTTACACAGAAAAAGATTATCAAAGAGCTTTTAGCCTAAATATTTCAGAAGTTAGAAGAAATGAAAGTTCTATTTTTACTTTTCATAAAACTTTAAATTATGGAGATAATATTTTAGAAAAAAGAAAAAGTAAAAAATTAGGCTATGATGAGCCAATCTTTTTAAATAGTAAAAATCAAATTACAGAAGGAGCTACAAGCAATATATTTGCAGCAGTTGAAGATAAAATCTATACTCCAAAATTATCTTGTGGACTTTTAAATGGAATTGTTAGACAGTATATAATTTCAAATTATGATGTTATTGAAAGTGAAATAGACTTAGAATTTTTAAATAATGCTGATGAAATTTTTTTAACAAATTCATTATTTGGGATTATGCCAGTTAATAATTTAGAGAAAAAAGTTTTTAAATCACAAAAAATTAGTAAAGAGATATTTAGTCATTATAAAAAATATATAGAAAATATATAA
- the pcp gene encoding pyroglutamyl-peptidase I — translation MKKILVTGFDPFGGEKINPALEVIKLLPKKIEDNEIKILEIPTVYKKSIEKIDKEIESYDPDYILSIGQAGGRTDISIERIAINIDDFRIKDNEGNQPIDEKIYLDGDNAYFSTLPIKAIQSEITKNGIPASISNTAGTFVCNHVFYGVRYLIEKKYKGKKSGFIHIPYLPEQVIGKADTPSMSLDNILKGITIAIETIFSIENDIKKLGGSIC, via the coding sequence ATGAAAAAAATTCTTGTTACAGGTTTTGACCCATTTGGAGGCGAAAAGATAAATCCTGCATTGGAAGTCATAAAGTTATTGCCTAAAAAAATTGAAGATAATGAAATTAAAATTTTAGAAATACCAACAGTGTATAAAAAATCAATAGAAAAGATAGATAAAGAAATTGAAAGTTATGATCCTGACTATATCCTTTCAATAGGACAAGCAGGAGGAAGAACAGATATTTCAATAGAAAGAATTGCAATAAATATAGATGATTTTAGAATAAAGGATAATGAGGGAAATCAACCTATTGATGAAAAAATTTATCTTGATGGAGATAATGCTTATTTTTCAACTTTACCAATAAAAGCTATTCAAAGTGAAATTACAAAGAATGGTATTCCTGCCTCAATTTCAAATACAGCAGGAACTTTTGTATGTAATCATGTTTTCTATGGTGTTAGATACTTAATTGAGAAGAAATATAAAGGTAAAAAATCAGGTTTTATCCATATACCATATTTACCTGAACAAGTAATAGGAAAAGCTGATACTCCAAGTATGAGTCTAGATAATATTTTAAAGGGAATAACTATTGCAATAGAAACAATTTTTTCTATTGAAAATGATATTAAAAAATTAGGTGGAAGTATCTGTTAA